CAAACAAAATAACGAAGTCTACACACAGGTTTAAATTAAGAAGGACAGGAAATCTGAATGTAAGGAGCAAGGTACTTCTCAATGAGAAGTGTCAGGGCTGAGGAGGCCTTTCCAGAAGTGGCTCTTCCTGTCTTGAGTCTGGAGCTGCTCAGTTCAACTCCAAGTCATTCACATACTCATTGACCCAGGGCTCGCTGGGGTTGGcacagatttgcctgcctttttTGGTCAGAAAtctgtagaagaaaaagaggacagaTGAGAACCCCATGGGACCTTAGAGGGCATCTACCACTGTCCCTTGCCTCAAGACATATGTCTATGTCTTTGAAATCAAGGCATAGAGACAAACAAATTTAAACCAGAGAGAAAGCTGATTCAATATCTGACTCCAAGCCCACCATTCTCCTCTATTAGCTGTTAATTCTTAAGGAAACAGGACCCTAAGGACTAGTGACTGTCTGATAGACTCTATATCTGATAGCAGACTTGGGAATCTTGTTCTGCTTGATCATTGTATGGGTAGCCACGGTAGATCATCCTTCCTGCGTGACCCTACATTAGACTCCCTGTAACTCTAACCCACAGCATAGCTGCAACCTCAGGGGTTCCCTATATTAGAAAACAATGGGTTTGTTAATATGACTATGTCTCCCAATTTTTCAAATGGCTTTTCTACATGCTTTTCTAACATAGTTTAAGCAATCTATTTATATAATATGCATtgtcttctgtttctagtttcgTAGCCTGTGGTAACTTCCTCCCGAAAAGCCATCCTCACACGTTACTGACCATCCAGGAACTACCAGAACCTCCTGACCTCACTGTTTTTCACCAGAGCTTCAACCCTTAGAACAGAACCCTGTCAGTTAGATAGTATTTTCACCTGAACCTGGCCAGTTTCCTGTCATTCCCTCACCCCAGTGTGTACTTACACCACAGCTGGCTGGGAGCAAAGGCTGCTGGTCTCATAGTAATCCATCACAAAGTTCCGATGAATCTTCCGGGAGGTGTAAGAGAAGCAGCAGGAAGTGGGAGGGTCAGAGCCTACTGGAAGGAAAAGTAAGGCTAAGGTCAAaactgtgccaggcactgttccTTATAAGATCTTCGTTAAGCATTCCTATGGACTACTAGACCCCAAAACATGGTCCCTTGAATCCATGGCCATCCACCCAGAATGAGACTTCTACTCTAACAAGATAgttctcaaagaagaaggggggagggcgAATCTAGAAGATTAAAATTGGAACAAAACTCAGAACACTTCTCAATTGCTTCATATTAAAGGTGGGGAAATCAAGGCATAAAGACAAGAAAGTTTAAACCAGAGAGAAAGCTGATTCAATATCTGACTTCCAGCCCACCATTTCCCTCTATTGGCTGCTAATTCTTAAGGAGCTTAAGGATTAATGACTGTCTGATAGACTCCATATTTAACAACAAACTTGGGAATCTTCCAAGCTCCCTTTTGTTCGCCTGTCCAAACCCCACTTATTGGGCTGACCCCAACTGGAAGACTGGACTCAGTAGGGACTGGAAACAGCTGGAAGAGTTGACTTACTTGGTGCTGACAGCACTGAATCACAGAAGGCGGCCacaagcaggaggagagagagggcagacacGTAGAGCTTCATGGTGTTGCTCGGGGAGAGGTTTGCACAGAGCTGGAACTGCAGGGCCCAGAGGCTTCAGAAGCTGGCTGAGTGTTGTGCTGATCTGAGTTGGGAACCCCTCTTTATAGGGACTCTGGGGCCTAAGACATGGGTTGGGGTTGCAGGAAGGAAAACGGAATCTCATGAGTAAAGATGATGTCATGGcatcaagaaagaaactgaagttgGCCGAAAGTGAGGAGTTCCTGACAGACTGCCTTCCCCCAGCAGTGACATCACGGAAGAGACAGGGGGGAGATGTAGGGGAGAAGTGGGGTGCATGCTGGAGGGGGAAGTGGTACACCAAAGATAGTGActgaggtggggaaggggggttGTGAACCCGAGAGGAAGGATGCAATGTTTACACCTGCTAGCAAAGGCTTGTGGGTAAGAATTCACTGCACTTGGTGGCCGGCACCTCCAGGCAGTGAAGCCTTCACATCATTCTTTCCAGGGTGGCTGTGATTTCCAGAACAAATATAGAGTGTGACCACAAGAGAGAAGACACTGACCACACACTCTCCAGACTCTCCCTCACACAAAAATACCATCTGATCAACATCATTCAGAAGAGTTGGTTTGGTCTATTTAGAACAAGGAAGGGATAGACAAAAAATAGAGATTTCAGGACATTGTATTGGAATgataagaaaaacagagaaagaaactaagtTTGGAAGACCCAGCGAATGTTCTAGTGTAAGGATTGATACCTCGTGATAGTGTTTGCTGCAGACAGAACGTGTAGTCAACCTCAGCATATGGGTGTTTTCTAGCCAGTCCTTAGGAAATGCCTCATGTTCCTAGCTGCTGGGGGCCTGTGTAGAAGATGCAGTCTGCCAAGGCTGGGGGCTTTGGGGGAGAGTCAAACTCAAAGTAAGGCAAACGAGGAGAATTGGATGGTGGACCCAAGGTCTCACTCACCTTTAGCTCGTTTACTCTGACTCACCTACTTGCCCTAGACTTCACACTACAACATGCTCCTCTCAGAAACAGAAATAGGGAGCTGGGCCTCCTCAGTGCTCCCAAGTTAAAAGCTGGAGGGACAGAGCAGCACCCTGGGGTTTTTCACAGTCACTTCACAGAGCACAAGTTTGTCCTACCTCACTGGTCCTCTTGGACTTCTCCCAACATACAGACTTCACCCATCCCTCTGCTGTGCCTTCTGTCCTCAGCCTCATCGCCCAGGCCTTGTGCTCTGTGCTCCCTGCTGCACACAAGCTAGTCTTTCTGATGAGCCTTCTGGATTGGTGCAGCACCATGCTCACACATCAAGAATGTATCTTGGGCTCTTAGGTCCTCCTGGTCTTCATTTCCCATGGCATTTCAGTTCAGTTCAACTTCCTGTTCATCAGAGCAGAGACAGTGGAATAAAGCCTCAGCATTCCCTCAAGGAGATCTCAGCCTATTGGTGTCTTGGATGGTGATAGAAATGACTGTCCCATGAGGTGGAATAAGGTGACACATGATAGCAACAAGGCATCAGGGAGTCTGAGGATGAAGATTATCCCTCATGAGTAGGTAGAAAGTTTCAAATAAGGTTGAAAATAACCAGGCTAAGGAGGAGCCTTTGCCTacattagtctatgtctttatcACCTTTTGACGAAGGGCTGCAGAGCCACTTGCTCTGGGGCACTGAGGATGGTAGATGTGAATGGATGTTGATctgggggggatggggaaggagtcTTATTGTAaagagcatcctcagagaagatGAAGACTGTTCTAGAAGGTTAGAATTGGAGTGAATCTCAGACCATATCACATTGCCTTCGTATTACAGATGGAAAAACTGGAGCATGGAGAGGACCCTCTTAAACCTGTAGTGTGGGGCAGAGCCATCAGCAGACTGACTTGAAGCTGGTCCTTTCTTCCAGTGGTTATTTACTCTCAGAAAGTGGGAACTCGAGTATTAGGACGGTCTACAGGGTACCAGAAGGTAGTAGATCCTTGGGAGAGATTAGAGATCtgtggaggaagcagaggtgtCCTTGTGGACAGCCTGGCCTCTCCCTGGAACAGTGTGAGGGTTAGGACTGTTAGGCGATCACTGAGTGTTGGGGGCCAAGAGTGAGCACATGCTTAGAACTAGGGTGTTAGAAGAGGGCAAAAGCTGAGATGGGAAAGCCAAGGTAGCTGAGACACAGAGCCATCTTGCTACGACAATGAACCAAGAAGCAGTATTGCTGGGGCGGTATCTCAGTCACTTTGGGGAAAATGGGAGCAGACACTGAATTGTGGATGGAAGAGACAAGTAGATGGTTATGCAGAGTGAAGATTCAAAATGGCGTCTGTAGCAGAGGACACCAGCTAAAGCAGCTCACTAGCGACTGCCAGACTCTGGCCAGCAGACTGTAGTCACCAGTCACAGCCTGTTCCTCAGCTCTCCCGGGTAGAGGGTAGTGACTTCAGAGCATGTTAAAGTCCTGAGCGAAGCACCCAGACTCGCCAGTATCTGGAAACTTCGAGCATTTCTTACAAAGCCTCTTTCTTTGGCCGAtgcttgtacatgtatgtgtttctgcatgtgtacatgtatgtgtttctacatgtgtacatgtatgtgtttctgcCCTCTTTccagtcacctgagaggaggggtAAGGGGAGATAAGAGACACGGCAGGGTCGGGGAGGGGATGTCACAGGGCTAGGAGGAATTAAAGGTAGATAGgattcatgtatacatgtgtccAATTGTCGAAgagtaaataagagaaaaatctgAGGtctgaacttttaaaagaaaattacattggtttgttttccttctatcaAAAAAAATCTGAAGTTGCTGTAAAAATTTTAGAAACTATAGGAAGGCATGAATCTTCAGATCCTTAAAATTTAGGACAACTTAGAAGTCTCTGTCATTACGTGCCAAATTTAAGCTGTTAGTACTTGACATTTTTTCTCAAATCAGCCTGCATTTGCATTGCTAGTTAATATCTATCTATAAGGGGTGTTAAGGACTTAGTCATTCACTGAGACACACATTCAGGAATCTATGATATTCCAATGCCTAGAAGTACTAAGACTTGTATTTAAGGATTCTACTACTTAGGtagctccatccatttgactgTTTTGAACTTTTCTCTAAATTGAGCGCTAAGACCTGAAGGTGATGATCTAGGCAGAGAGTGGACAAAAGTCAAAAGACCTGTGCTTTTATAAGTGAGATGCATTTATTGTGTCCTGTTTCACAGTAGGGCAACTAAAGACAACGATAATGGACTGTGTATTTCAACAGAGCTAGAAGAAAAGATCCTGAATGCTTTCACCACCAAGAAATTACTCGATAGATAGACAGACCCTGATTTGAACATCAGTTATACACACTGAAGTATTGCATGGTGACTGTAAACATGTAAAATCTGTGTTCCAATGTTAaattattcttaatttaaaaaactggagacttagaaaaatgtaaatgatagTAATTGTGGTTAGCACTTAGCACTGAGATTAGCACTTAACACAGCACTTCGCATGAGCCAGTGATAGCCTGATTACTAATGCATTTCATCTTCTCTGTGGTAGGAATCATTCCTCGGAAGTAGGAATCATTGTTAGTCCCTGTTAGGCACGAAAGTGCTAAGCACAGAGAGCTgaataaacaacagaaagacacATAGCTGATACatcacagattgggaaatgaaACCAAGGGAGCCCTAGGATTAGTTCATCAGAAAAGGAAACTCACTTAATTATAAACTCCTGCCAAAAACTTAACGGCCACATCTTGTCAGTATACCGCAGTTCTTGTCAGTATACCGCAGTTCTCGGTTCAAGAGATTTTGAGCAATAGAATCCATgaacttctctctttttttttcctcttttttctttggtCTTAGAAAGTGTGGTAATTTTAGTAGTAGTTTTCAGAGAGATGTGGGGGGAGCGGCAAATGGACATGTGTAAAGCGAAAGCAGAAGGGAGACAGTAGGGGAAGGTTGGGGACAGCAGGGAACAGGAGGGGAGCACAGGGAACAggagtcaagaaaaaaataatctacaTTTTAAAGTGCCCTCCAGTATCCAAAAATACGGCATACCCTCCGGTAACCAATATTTAGCCACAGTTTAATCTTtacataaaaatgacaaaattatgtGATTGTTTCATCTTCAGTAAGCAGAAAAATTATGGGGCTGGAGGTGAGAtgcctcagtgattaagagcactggctgctcttccagaggccaagggttcaattcccagcacccacatggcagctcacaactgtataGGATCCAattgcctcttctggtgtgaaggCATGTATGCAGACAAACCACTCATatacacaatataaataaatatataaatctttttaaaaatagtaaaattttatgtataccaaaaaacagacattttctttatttgtcctAAATATGGATGCCCATGGCTGCCATGGGATAGGCCTGTGCCCATGGTATTTCACACTGCCCTATGCTTTGCAGAAAAGAGATGCTTTGCCCTGCCAAGCTGGTGCTCATCTCAGACAGCTGCTACAATTCACAGAGGCATGGTCAGCAAGTCTGAAGAACAGGGTTCAAATCCAGGTAGGCAGGCAGAGGTCAGGTCACAGGGAAGTTTCCATGTCACTGGAAACAATCAGTGGAGTTGAGGAACACCcgaggaagaggagactggggcTTTAGAGAGATCTCTTTGGCAAAGCTGGAAGGAAACCTTGCTTCTTCTTTGCTGCATATGGCCCTGCTGAGTAGCCAGAGGGCCGACCTCAGCAGCGTTCATGGGTCATGAGCAACTGCAGAgtccctgtctcttttttttttaaagataagttatttgacttgcttttattttattttatattgttctgttttgtttctaaaagacgtttttatttttaattgtgtatgtgtgtgtgtgtgtgagcgtgtgtgcttgtaaaagccagaggcatCTGATATCTCTGGAACTAAAGTAcatacaagtggttgtgagctgcccagcgtGGGTGCTGAGcatgggtcttctgcaaaagcccTTTCTTaatgctaagtcatctctccagcaactGCACTCCACCCTCCCACACCTCCACACGTTCCCACCACTGCCCACTCCCCCTGTCACGGCACCTCAGTTTTAATTTCCAGTACAGACTAGTGTCGGTGACTGAATTGATGTAGGAAGTTGTGGGAGTAGAGAGTGTGACTTCCTGCTTTCTGGTGTGGAAGCTTGAAAGGACAGGACGTTTTCATGAGATAGATGATCCAGGATTCAGAGGGTAGATGGAGTCCAGTATcaagatatataatatacaacCTGATCGACCGTGGATGATCAcacgcatgcgtacacacacacacacacacacacacacacacacaccagaggaaATGGTGAGAACGCAGGCAGGAAATGAAAGGCTCActgcaagagggagggagggatggcatCATTGAGTCCTTGTCTCCTGGATATGAGAAAGGGGCTTGTCTCCAGGATGCTGTTTCTGCCTTTGAGTGATGAGGTCTGGCCTACTGCAACCTATAGAAGGCCAGAAGTAGACCTAAGAAGAATGTTATCATCAGTTAGCCCACTCATGGGGCTGCTGATGTCAAACAAGAGCTGAGACCGGTACCCAGGGAAGTAGAACCTTGGTGGGAAGACTAAAAAGAAACCAATAGGCAGGGCCAGATGGTGGGAAGCGTGGGGAGTGAGAGGAGGTGagtggagcagtcagaggcaaTGACAAGGAAGGTGGGTTGCCCCACCAGAATTCCCTGGATCCACAGATGGGATACTCTCCTGGACTGTGGTGAGGCCTTGAGAAGGCTGGAGTGAACTAGAAATCTAGGACATAGATTAAGGCCCTCCACACCGAGGGTGTACACTACGTTACTTTCTGTCCTGACTACCTAACTGATCTTCGTGTTTCCCCTGAAGATGAAGATCTTGCCTCTATGGTCCTCTTGCAATCCTTCTCCTCCCGCTAGTATTTCAGCTCTATGACGTGTTTTAATGCATACGATGTCTTTCTCAAATCATGATTTGTTCACTTGCCTCACTCCATGCCGGGCCTTGTTGGAGATGTAATGGAAAATAGCACGGATGGTGAAGTGTATTGCTAACCAGGTCTATGTGTGACCCAAGCAAGCTGCTTTTCCTGGAAACATCAATCTGTCACCTCGAACATTTCTGACATCTTCTAACTCAACCCTTCCATGACCCATTCGATGTGTGTGTTAAGCACGCACTATGCTTATAAGCAAGTCATCTTTCCAACCGAGTGAAAATGGTGAAGGGCCATTTCCTGGTTTGGGGACTGATGCAGAAAGTCTTAAACTTCTATGGACACTAAGGATCTCATAGCTCATCAATTACCttcatttaaaagaatgaaattccACAAATTAGAGACTAGATCAGGAGACTCACCATGTTAGACTCATCCTGTGTTAGGATTTGGTTATCTAGATGCCACCAACTAGGCGTGAGCTGAATTTGGTTAAAACATACCAGacatcatttaaattttaaaacaacactTTACATAGATGACTGGGGACCCACTGCAGTGAAAGTCATAATTCTGGAAGTAGGAAGTATCCATTGCCAAGAAAAGTGATGATACAGCAGTTTTCATTTCCCCTTCTACCTTCTCCAGCTCTTAGAATCCAGCCCTCAGAAACTGAATCATAGGTATGAAGGTGGCTTCCTAAGAAGTGAGATTGTGATGTAGGAAGGGGTTGGTgactgggagacagaagcagtagGTAGATAAAATGACACATGGTCTGATAAATTCCTGTTGAGATTGGGTACATTCTAGGTATTGTGGGATGACTGTGTATGGTTTTGCTTctgtgacagggtctcaagtacccaaggctagcctcaaatcccttatgtagctcaggataaccttgaacttctggttctcctgcctccatcttgagagcactgaaattacagacatgtCCCAACACTGGTTTTCCTGGGATGTAGTTTCTGACGAAACAAGTGATTGTGACACCTTTCTTTAGAATTGGTAGCAGATGGAAGGAAACATGGCTGCCCCAGTCCTGATGAAACCACCATCGCCCTTGCCCTTGCCATTGATTTGTGTCTCTTGCTACCAGCGTTAGCAATCATCAGGAGCAATGGAAACCGAGCCTGTATGCTTCAAAGTCTATAAGAGCTAGAGAGCTGGGACACATGCTTCTAGAAGCAACAGTTCACATGGCGGTGTGAATAGGGGAAATTTCACAaggccccacccctagatgaaAAGCTATAGACAAGCattggctgctgagagaggggcAGTAAGTTTTCTTTAGGGATGGACTCCCAATAGGCTATCCAAATTCAGGTGATCAGCTCTAAAGACAAGCATGAAAGAACAATGCTAAATAGACTGAATAGGTTgtaagtaatacacacacacacacacacacacacacacacacacatacacacacacacacacacacacacacacacacacacacacacacacacacacacgtcagaaACAATTGTAGatgaagaagccatgaatttgagaggggtTGGGGGCATGGGAGAAGTTGGGGAGGTGGAGTAGTGgaaaggatgtagctcagtaagTGGGGGCCAGCAGAGTGCCAGTCCCCATGAGGCAAGAAGAAAATCTGGTTCAGCAGGACTCAATAGCCCAAGTTGGTTTGAACCTCTAGAGTCTGACACTGGTCAGTCTATTTTACACATATTTAAGTGCAGCACAGTTTAGAGAAGAAGTTTCCTGGTCTAGCACAAACCCCAATTACATTGAAACTCTTCTCAAAGCACACATCACTTCGTTCATGAACGTGGGTTCGAGAGATAGGCTACATGTGTTACCTTAAGGGGTTAGGGGAGGATCTGGTGTGGTCTTGGTCATGCAGAGAGTGTAGAGATTATTTGGGCTCTTTGCCACTTCTGGTCCTGGTGGTGGGAGCTTGGGGAAGCCCCTGGCCATACAGATGACACAAAGGTTGCCTAGACAATTAGCCACTT
The genomic region above belongs to Rattus rattus isolate New Zealand chromosome 9, Rrattus_CSIRO_v1, whole genome shotgun sequence and contains:
- the LOC116909116 gene encoding C-C motif chemokine 4, encoding MKLYVSALSLLLLVAAFCDSVLSAPIGSDPPTSCCFSYTSRKIHRNFVMDYYETSSLCSQPAVVFLTKKGRQICANPSEPWVNEYVNDLELN